In a genomic window of Pelotomaculum thermopropionicum SI:
- the AcrA gene encoding membrane-fusion protein: protein MGGAVYKMTLFLKKYYPLVLEFFNKRKLFIGITVILALGLAVFYSIKGFGKTSAQYLTDTARKGDITNSISASGTIEPVETVSLGFKNSEIIKKIYVKVGDRVTAGQLLAEQESINLEAQLTQASASLKAATAKLELLKNGARPEEVAQARENLKIAQAAYDLAKAKLERYQKLYEEGAVSRADYDTANNEWINAEAKLKQADESLKLLLAGNRPEDIAAAEAQVESSTAQFQVAKSDLEGTKMFSPINGIVSAVNGAEGQRAAANNNNISGGGLIVIISEALQLKAQVNEADIGKLQVGQKAEFTVNSFPDRIFTGRVRSISPQAYTVSNVQIYDAVIQLDENQKGLLAGMPANVNIIVDRHENVLIVPKSAVTYAATYLARTGQSPASQRQAGGEGDGRRADAPKTGGVPGSGSGRGTGSAVPADMNEPKQQAAVLVLNGSGNPVLRQVVLGLSDLRSYEVIEGLAEGEKVVIGEIGQNAANSVTRTPGQSGNLFMLGPRSGSVQRSSGNR from the coding sequence ATGGGGGGCGCCGTTTATAAAATGACTCTTTTTTTAAAAAAGTATTACCCGTTGGTTTTAGAGTTTTTTAATAAAAGGAAGCTTTTTATTGGCATAACAGTAATTTTAGCTTTGGGGCTGGCTGTATTTTATTCCATAAAAGGATTTGGCAAAACATCCGCTCAATACCTGACGGACACTGCAAGGAAGGGAGACATTACCAACTCCATCTCCGCCAGCGGTACAATAGAGCCGGTAGAAACCGTTTCCCTTGGTTTTAAAAATTCGGAGATTATTAAAAAGATTTATGTTAAAGTGGGTGATCGCGTTACTGCCGGTCAACTTCTGGCCGAACAGGAGAGCATTAACCTGGAAGCACAGCTAACTCAAGCCTCGGCCAGCTTAAAGGCGGCAACAGCCAAACTGGAGCTGTTAAAAAACGGTGCCAGACCGGAGGAAGTAGCCCAGGCCAGGGAGAACTTGAAGATAGCCCAGGCAGCATACGATCTGGCCAAAGCAAAGCTGGAGCGTTATCAAAAACTTTATGAAGAGGGGGCGGTGTCCCGCGCTGATTACGATACGGCAAACAACGAATGGATCAACGCTGAGGCTAAATTAAAACAGGCTGACGAGTCTCTCAAGCTTCTTCTGGCCGGCAACCGCCCTGAAGATATTGCGGCGGCGGAGGCCCAGGTGGAAAGCAGCACTGCCCAGTTTCAGGTGGCCAAGAGCGACCTGGAGGGGACCAAAATGTTCAGTCCCATAAATGGAATTGTTAGTGCGGTAAACGGCGCGGAGGGGCAGAGGGCTGCCGCCAACAACAATAATATCAGCGGCGGAGGGTTAATTGTAATAATTTCAGAGGCCCTGCAGCTCAAGGCGCAGGTTAACGAAGCCGATATTGGAAAACTGCAGGTCGGTCAAAAAGCTGAGTTTACGGTTAACTCGTTTCCGGATAGGATATTTACCGGCAGGGTTAGAAGCATATCGCCGCAGGCTTATACGGTCTCAAATGTCCAGATTTACGATGCAGTTATCCAGCTTGATGAAAATCAAAAGGGCCTGCTGGCAGGAATGCCTGCAAACGTAAATATTATTGTAGACAGGCATGAGAATGTTCTGATCGTGCCAAAAAGCGCGGTTACTTATGCTGCCACCTACCTTGCCAGAACGGGGCAGAGCCCTGCCTCCCAAAGACAGGCCGGAGGAGAGGGTGACGGCAGGCGTGCCGACGCGCCGAAAACGGGTGGTGTACCCGGTTCCGGAAGCGGGCGGGGGACTGGAAGTGCAGTTCCTGCGGATATGAATGAACCAAAGCAACAGGCTGCTGTGCTTGTCCTGAACGGTTCTGGAAACCCTGTGCTCAGGCAGGTGGTCCTGGGACTGTCGGATCTAAGGAGCTATGAGGTAATTGAGGGGCTTGCCGAGGGCGAGAAGGTGGTGATAGGAGAGATTGGCCAGAACGCGGCAAACAGCGTTACCAGAACGCCGGGCCAAAGCGGCAATTTGTTTATGCTTGGCCCCAGAAGCGGAAGCGTACAGCGCAGCAGCGGCAATCGATGA
- a CDS encoding uncharacterized conserved protein, whose amino-acid sequence MQLVNLTSGTVLAEKLMVARDFKNRLTGLIGRTGLNQGEALILLPCKSIHTFFMTFPIDVIFLSRESVVLRVMENLKPFRFSPVVPRSFAVVELPEGSLSATGTRAGHILQVNL is encoded by the coding sequence ATGCAGCTTGTAAACTTAACCAGCGGAACTGTACTGGCCGAAAAACTCATGGTGGCCAGGGACTTTAAAAACCGCCTGACCGGCTTGATTGGCAGGACCGGCTTAAACCAGGGAGAAGCTTTAATCCTTTTACCCTGCAAATCCATTCATACATTCTTTATGACATTTCCTATTGACGTCATTTTCTTAAGCCGTGAAAGCGTGGTTTTGCGCGTTATGGAAAATCTCAAGCCCTTCAGGTTCAGTCCCGTTGTCCCCCGTTCCTTTGCAGTGGTGGAGCTGCCGGAGGGGAGCCTTTCGGCCACCGGTACCAGGGCCGGCCACATTCTCCAAGTAAATCTTTGA
- the TadC gene encoding flp pilus assembly protein TadC: protein MSPLTIAVLVFLSVLLFSQGLQQLIAGEKETVAVRMERILGNRMYNALARARSKGGNAGTGRRVLELAGRFFTARKITDRVDAQLARADIPLKGEEFLGLVMILSIGGGLFIFAVTGSPVAGSIAAVLGVYLPCFILRLAKTKRLVKFNGQIGDALIIMANSLRSGFSFLQAMDMVRKEMPGPIAKEFGAALQEMNWGTPTEEALLNMVSRVNSEDLELVVTAVLIQRQVGGNLAEVLDKIAFTIRERVRIKREIKTLTAQGRISGLIIGLLPIFLSIAIFLLNHAYMKVLFTSKAGLTMVSCAVLFQVLGLALIKKIIKIPV, encoded by the coding sequence TTGAGCCCTTTAACCATAGCAGTATTAGTCTTTCTCAGCGTTCTTCTCTTCTCTCAGGGCCTTCAGCAGTTAATAGCCGGAGAAAAAGAAACGGTGGCCGTGCGAATGGAAAGGATCCTCGGCAACCGCATGTACAATGCGCTGGCCAGGGCCAGGAGCAAAGGTGGTAACGCCGGAACAGGGCGCAGGGTGTTGGAACTGGCCGGCAGGTTCTTTACCGCCCGGAAAATAACAGACAGGGTTGACGCTCAACTGGCCAGGGCGGACATTCCCTTGAAGGGCGAAGAATTCCTCGGGCTGGTCATGATCCTTTCCATTGGTGGCGGACTCTTCATTTTTGCCGTCACCGGCAGTCCTGTAGCCGGGAGCATTGCTGCCGTCCTCGGAGTTTACCTGCCATGCTTCATCCTTCGCCTGGCCAAGACAAAAAGGCTCGTGAAATTCAACGGCCAGATTGGCGATGCCCTGATAATCATGGCAAATTCCCTGCGCTCCGGGTTCAGCTTCCTTCAGGCCATGGACATGGTGAGGAAAGAAATGCCCGGCCCGATTGCCAAAGAATTCGGCGCAGCGCTTCAGGAGATGAACTGGGGAACCCCCACCGAAGAAGCCTTGCTCAACATGGTCAGCCGGGTTAACAGTGAAGACCTCGAACTGGTGGTTACAGCCGTGCTGATTCAGCGCCAGGTTGGCGGCAACCTGGCCGAGGTGCTTGATAAAATAGCCTTTACCATTAGAGAAAGGGTAAGAATCAAAAGGGAAATTAAAACTCTTACTGCCCAGGGCCGGATTTCGGGGCTGATTATCGGACTCCTTCCCATTTTTCTGTCAATAGCAATATTTTTGCTGAACCACGCCTACATGAAGGTGCTTTTCACCAGCAAAGCCGGCCTGACAATGGTTTCCTGCGCGGTTTTATTCCAGGTTCTCGGACTGGCCTTAATCAAAAAAATCATTAAGATACCGGTGTAG
- the MgtA gene encoding cation transport ATPase — MEHLQPEYNWYSLDTDEICQKLGTNTVRGLDLNEAAIRLKNYGPNVLQEKPPRSLLSMFIAQMKEILVVILIAAAVISGFLGEWEDSIVIIAIVILNGAIGTFQENKAENALKALKELTRPFAKVIRGEKVLQINAGEVVPGDLILVEAGDLVPADARLIESSSLQTSEAALTGESLPVEKESAVIKAHQVPLGDRKNMLFMGTTVTGGRGKAVVVATGMKTELGRIAQLLDEAVPETTPLQQQLEKVGKTLGVFALVIVALVFCMGLWRGEYLPEMFMIAISLAVAAVPEGLPAVVTIVLALGVTRMSRRNAIIRKLPAVETLGTATVICSDKTGTLTRNEMTVTRIYVADKIYEVTGNGYVPAGKILEQNGSEVTQLSDDESLELLIAGGLLNNNAELEDTGNGHRVIGDPTEGALVVVAAKAGLSRKTAGKKYPRLAEIPFDSIRKMMTTFHRAEGGIRSFTKGAPDVLLRRCSGVLTRTGIIDLHEETRMKLIKINSQLASQGQRILALATRFWPAMPANLSPETIEQDLVFVGFFAITDPPRPEAREAVELCRRAGIRTVMITGDHRETAEAIARELSILQPGDHILTGEQLDRMSEEELKHAANRVAVYARVSPEHKLRIVEALKHHGHIVAMTGDGVNDAPALKRADIGASMGISGTEVAKEASDMVLLDDNFVTIVKAVEEGRTIYNNIRSSIHYLLSCNAGEIVAIFSSLLLGLGSPLSPIQILWLNLVTDGPPALALGLEPPRKGIMNKPPRKPKESLFSGGVGIKILWQGAIIGLASLVAYWLAFRWGRPLEEARTITFLTMSMSQLIHSFNARSLEQSLFTIGPFSNRSLVLALAASLTALLAVIIVPFLRNVFETAMPRPSDWVVVLSLSIMPLVLVEAGKLAGRLSRHRA, encoded by the coding sequence ATGGAACACTTGCAACCGGAATACAACTGGTATTCTTTAGACACCGATGAAATTTGCCAAAAGCTTGGGACAAATACTGTCCGCGGGCTTGATCTGAATGAGGCTGCCATCCGTTTAAAGAACTACGGCCCCAATGTCTTACAGGAAAAACCCCCGCGCAGCCTTTTATCCATGTTCATCGCCCAGATGAAGGAAATCCTGGTGGTAATACTCATTGCCGCCGCCGTCATATCGGGTTTCCTCGGCGAATGGGAAGACTCCATCGTAATCATCGCCATCGTTATTTTAAACGGGGCAATCGGCACGTTTCAGGAAAACAAGGCGGAAAATGCCCTTAAGGCTTTAAAAGAACTGACCAGGCCCTTTGCTAAAGTGATTAGGGGCGAAAAAGTCTTGCAGATTAACGCCGGTGAGGTGGTCCCCGGCGATTTGATCCTGGTGGAGGCAGGGGATCTTGTTCCGGCCGATGCCAGGTTAATCGAATCATCCTCTTTGCAAACAAGCGAGGCTGCCCTGACGGGAGAATCCTTGCCGGTAGAAAAGGAATCGGCCGTTATAAAGGCCCACCAGGTACCTTTAGGAGACCGTAAAAACATGCTCTTCATGGGTACTACCGTAACCGGCGGACGCGGCAAAGCCGTTGTAGTTGCTACAGGAATGAAGACTGAGCTGGGCCGGATTGCCCAATTGCTGGACGAAGCGGTTCCAGAAACCACCCCTTTGCAGCAACAGCTGGAAAAGGTAGGAAAAACCCTGGGTGTTTTTGCTCTGGTTATTGTGGCGCTGGTATTTTGCATGGGGCTGTGGCGCGGTGAATATTTGCCGGAAATGTTTATGATTGCCATCAGCCTTGCGGTAGCAGCAGTCCCCGAAGGCTTGCCGGCGGTGGTAACCATTGTACTGGCCCTGGGTGTAACCAGAATGAGCCGCCGCAACGCCATTATCAGAAAGCTTCCGGCGGTAGAAACGCTTGGCACGGCCACCGTGATCTGTTCCGATAAAACAGGTACCCTGACCAGAAATGAAATGACCGTTACCAGAATTTACGTGGCTGACAAAATATATGAGGTAACCGGCAACGGTTACGTTCCTGCAGGGAAAATTCTGGAGCAGAATGGTAGCGAAGTTACGCAATTGAGTGATGATGAAAGCCTTGAACTGCTTATTGCCGGCGGTTTATTAAACAATAACGCAGAGCTGGAAGACACCGGAAACGGCCACCGGGTAATAGGAGACCCTACCGAAGGTGCGCTGGTCGTTGTTGCTGCTAAAGCAGGCCTTTCAAGAAAGACAGCCGGCAAAAAATATCCCCGGCTGGCCGAAATCCCTTTTGATTCAATTCGCAAAATGATGACCACCTTTCACCGCGCCGAGGGAGGTATCCGTTCATTTACCAAGGGGGCGCCAGACGTGCTTCTCAGGCGCTGCTCCGGTGTGCTAACCCGGACCGGAATTATCGACCTCCATGAAGAGACGAGAATGAAGCTGATAAAAATAAATTCGCAACTGGCTTCCCAAGGTCAGCGCATACTGGCCCTGGCCACCCGTTTTTGGCCCGCAATGCCGGCAAACCTTTCGCCGGAAACGATAGAGCAAGATCTGGTATTCGTCGGCTTCTTTGCCATTACGGACCCTCCCCGCCCCGAGGCCAGGGAAGCGGTAGAACTGTGCCGCCGGGCAGGAATCCGCACTGTAATGATAACCGGCGACCACCGGGAAACAGCCGAAGCCATTGCAAGGGAACTGAGCATATTACAGCCGGGCGACCACATTCTGACGGGCGAACAGTTAGACCGGATGAGCGAAGAAGAATTAAAGCACGCGGCAAACCGCGTTGCCGTTTACGCCAGAGTTTCCCCTGAACATAAACTGCGCATCGTCGAAGCGCTAAAGCACCATGGCCATATAGTAGCCATGACGGGTGACGGCGTCAACGACGCTCCGGCCCTCAAGCGGGCCGATATCGGAGCATCCATGGGTATCAGTGGAACCGAGGTGGCCAAAGAGGCCTCCGACATGGTCCTTCTTGATGACAATTTTGTTACAATTGTAAAGGCGGTAGAAGAAGGGCGAACTATTTACAATAACATTCGCAGTTCCATACACTACCTTTTATCCTGCAATGCCGGGGAAATTGTTGCAATCTTTTCGTCACTGCTGCTTGGGCTGGGCAGTCCCTTAAGCCCAATCCAGATTTTGTGGCTAAACCTGGTTACCGATGGTCCGCCCGCCCTGGCTCTTGGGTTGGAGCCGCCCAGGAAAGGAATTATGAACAAACCGCCCCGTAAGCCAAAAGAAAGTTTGTTTTCCGGAGGGGTGGGCATAAAAATATTGTGGCAAGGAGCCATAATCGGGCTTGCGTCCCTGGTTGCCTACTGGCTGGCCTTCCGCTGGGGCCGGCCACTGGAAGAAGCCCGCACCATAACCTTCCTAACAATGTCGATGTCCCAACTGATCCATTCCTTCAATGCAAGGAGCTTGGAACAATCCCTTTTTACAATAGGCCCCTTCAGCAACCGGAGCCTGGTTTTAGCCCTTGCAGCATCGCTAACGGCCCTGCTGGCAGTAATAATTGTACCGTTTCTAAGGAATGTATTTGAAACTGCTATGCCCCGCCCCTCAGACTGGGTGGTCGTTCTCAGTTTAAGTATTATGCCGCTTGTACTGGTTGAAGCAGGCAAACTGGCGGGCAGGCTGAGCAGGCATCGTGCCTGA
- the SalY gene encoding ABC-type antimicrobial peptide transport system, permease component, with product MLGIIIGVAAVIIMISVGQGASKKISSQISSLGSNLLMVFPGAGQGAVRGASGNVNTLTLEDAEAIAGLPLVLHVAPELGTSATIGYASQTWTAQVNGTTPEMQFIKDWPVSAGSFFAEEDVKSANLVAVLGSTVAENLFLPGTNPVGSTIRINRLAFTVVGVLSPKGASLAGQDQDNLVYVPVTTVQKRIMGVNYVRLINVQAETPESMNFVQSSVESLLRERHRLASTSQDDFNVRNLTSVLAAAENTTGIMTLLLASVAAVSLLVGGIGIMNIMLVSVAERTREIGLRMAVGATEQDIRNQFLVEALVLCLAGGVTGILAGVTGSKIISKVAGWPTYITAYSVLLSVGFSAAIGLFFGYYPAKKAAGLDPIESLRFEN from the coding sequence ATGCTGGGCATAATTATCGGCGTTGCAGCAGTTATTATCATGATCTCCGTAGGGCAGGGTGCCAGCAAAAAAATTTCCAGCCAGATCTCCAGCCTGGGGTCAAACCTGCTCATGGTTTTCCCCGGTGCCGGGCAGGGTGCCGTGCGCGGGGCTTCGGGCAATGTCAACACCCTCACCCTGGAGGATGCCGAAGCCATAGCCGGTTTGCCGCTGGTGCTCCATGTGGCTCCTGAGCTGGGCACCAGTGCTACCATCGGGTATGCCAGCCAGACCTGGACCGCCCAGGTTAACGGTACCACCCCCGAAATGCAGTTTATAAAAGACTGGCCGGTCAGCGCAGGGTCTTTTTTTGCCGAGGAAGATGTAAAAAGTGCAAATCTGGTGGCCGTGCTGGGCAGTACCGTGGCGGAGAACCTGTTTTTGCCCGGCACCAATCCCGTCGGTTCAACGATCAGGATAAACAGGCTGGCTTTTACGGTCGTAGGGGTTCTTTCTCCCAAGGGCGCCTCCCTGGCAGGCCAGGATCAGGACAATCTTGTTTATGTTCCTGTAACTACGGTTCAAAAGAGAATTATGGGGGTGAACTATGTCCGTCTGATTAATGTTCAGGCTGAGACGCCGGAAAGCATGAATTTTGTCCAGTCCAGCGTGGAAAGCCTTTTAAGGGAGAGGCACCGCCTGGCCTCTACCAGCCAGGACGACTTTAACGTCCGCAATTTGACATCCGTTCTTGCAGCTGCAGAAAACACCACCGGCATTATGACGCTGCTGCTGGCCAGTGTGGCGGCCGTGTCCCTCCTGGTGGGAGGGATCGGGATTATGAATATTATGCTTGTCTCTGTTGCCGAGAGAACCAGGGAGATAGGCCTGCGTATGGCAGTAGGAGCAACCGAGCAGGACATTCGCAACCAGTTTCTGGTGGAGGCGCTTGTGCTTTGCCTTGCCGGCGGTGTTACGGGTATACTCGCCGGCGTTACCGGCTCTAAAATAATCTCAAAAGTTGCGGGGTGGCCTACGTATATTACAGCCTATTCGGTGCTTCTGTCGGTCGGATTCTCGGCCGCCATCGGGCTTTTCTTCGGCTATTATCCTGCGAAAAAAGCGGCGGGACTGGATCCCATTGAGTCGCTCCGCTTTGAGAATTAA
- the TadC gene encoding flp pilus assembly protein TadC, which yields MLELIAVFIFTEVFLVILLLYNIISKERQEVESRVAKVVGSRTPTLREQELKAPLFQRIIKPLLARLSLFMVKMLPAEKEAELAGKISRAGLSQKITPRELLALKYLAAAGTATTLLITGKIMAGRSLFQIILLGTAGLALGWFVPELLLNKKILDRKKEIEKSLPDVMDLLTVSVEAGLSFDGALMKVTEKKRGVLSEEFTKMLQEIKIGRPRLEALRDLSRRLDVDDLSAFAGAVILADQLGISIGNILRVQSDQIRMKRRQAAEEMAMKAPVKMLIPMVLFIFPAIFVVLLGPAVIQISKAFSN from the coding sequence GTGCTGGAACTCATTGCAGTTTTTATCTTTACTGAAGTTTTTCTTGTAATCCTGCTCCTTTACAATATTATCTCCAAAGAGCGGCAAGAGGTGGAAAGCAGGGTTGCAAAGGTAGTCGGCAGCCGGACTCCCACACTGCGGGAACAAGAACTGAAGGCTCCCCTGTTCCAGAGAATTATCAAACCGCTTCTGGCCAGGCTGTCTTTGTTTATGGTGAAAATGCTGCCTGCAGAAAAGGAAGCGGAACTTGCGGGCAAAATCAGCCGGGCAGGCTTGAGCCAAAAGATTACGCCCAGGGAACTGCTGGCCTTAAAATACCTGGCCGCCGCAGGAACCGCCACCACCCTTTTGATAACTGGTAAAATCATGGCAGGCAGAAGCCTTTTCCAGATCATTTTACTGGGAACGGCCGGACTCGCGCTGGGCTGGTTTGTACCGGAACTCTTATTGAACAAAAAGATTCTTGACCGGAAGAAGGAAATTGAAAAAAGTTTGCCGGACGTCATGGACCTGCTTACCGTAAGCGTGGAAGCCGGTTTGAGCTTTGACGGGGCATTGATGAAGGTAACAGAGAAAAAAAGAGGTGTCCTTTCCGAAGAATTCACGAAGATGCTACAGGAGATCAAAATAGGCAGGCCAAGACTCGAAGCCCTCAGGGACCTGTCCAGGCGGTTAGATGTTGACGACCTCTCTGCCTTTGCCGGAGCAGTTATTCTGGCCGACCAGCTTGGAATAAGCATAGGCAACATTTTGCGCGTTCAGTCGGACCAGATCAGGATGAAACGCCGTCAGGCAGCCGAGGAAATGGCTATGAAGGCCCCGGTTAAAATGTTGATTCCCATGGTGCTGTTCATTTTCCCGGCTATATTTGTCGTCCTTCTGGGGCCGGCGGTAATTCAAATCAGCAAAGCATTTTCAAATTAA
- the SalX gene encoding ABC-type antimicrobial peptide transport system, ATPase component yields MLENIKKVYYMGGSQVVALKDISLTIREGEMVAVMGSSGSGKSTLLNILGCLDRPTAGTYYLDGENVSQLSKNRLAAIRNKRVGFVFQSFNLLGRMTVLANVQLPLVYAGMRKKEMAERAREALAWVGLSDYLHHYPNQMSGGQQQRVAIARALVNNPSIVLADEPTGALDSKTSIEIVSVIQRLNIEKGITVVLVTHEKDIAMYCRRLINLRDGSIIGDMPVMNRGDAAKDLEAFSAGKEVVF; encoded by the coding sequence GTGCTGGAAAATATTAAAAAAGTATATTATATGGGCGGTTCTCAGGTTGTCGCCTTAAAAGATATCAGCCTGACTATCCGGGAGGGTGAAATGGTTGCCGTTATGGGTTCGTCCGGCTCAGGCAAAAGTACTTTGCTCAACATTTTAGGGTGCCTGGACAGGCCCACCGCGGGAACCTACTATCTTGACGGTGAGAATGTTTCTCAACTGAGCAAAAATCGGCTGGCTGCCATCCGTAACAAAAGGGTGGGTTTTGTTTTTCAGAGTTTTAACCTGCTGGGAAGAATGACCGTACTGGCTAATGTCCAGCTTCCGCTGGTTTATGCCGGCATGAGGAAAAAAGAGATGGCCGAACGGGCCAGGGAGGCTTTGGCCTGGGTCGGCCTGTCGGATTATCTGCATCACTACCCAAATCAAATGTCGGGCGGCCAGCAGCAGAGAGTCGCCATTGCCCGGGCTCTGGTGAACAACCCCTCCATAGTCCTGGCAGATGAACCTACCGGTGCCCTTGATTCGAAGACAAGTATTGAAATTGTTTCGGTAATTCAAAGGTTAAACATTGAGAAGGGTATTACCGTGGTCCTGGTTACCCATGAGAAGGATATTGCCATGTATTGCCGGCGCCTGATCAATTTGAGGGACGGCTCTATAATTGGTGACATGCCAGTAATGAACCGGGGAGATGCTGCCAAAGACCTGGAAGCCTTTTCGGCCGGGAAAGAAGTGGTATTTTGA
- the Tar gene encoding methyl-accepting chemotaxis protein produces the protein MIKKIPGSGRWFSVTTKIALALSLLIVFLISAVGISLLIKDQAIFKSQLQEKGWNIAHSARISAGFCLQAGSLQLLNSLLEEIASFNDVSYAAVLDAKGKVLAHTEKNQAGNKINEEEVQSILAINSDFLKIRTDEKGKPAVMEFYSPAGIASGSPAGYLLLGIDLTALNRHARQTAFNIALICLAAAWAGISLSALISKRIIQKPLKDLAAATERVATGDFSCKVPVRNQDELGDLAVAFNMMTFHLANLIQSVKSGAEDISKSAEQIVGRLKASDLANSRLSQTFNSLNQETRERLSALKDTIALTEELSRQSARSMDLILQALGEVSKIAQTEETNISLISRIAACMEESGQTLNCARDSFAQLKNTNSNFSQTIERLDNLLSSNTACTARLALHAARSGSEELVQIAEDLHSISGELSKSLKFLTEDLANTQKAWPEVQAAFDRNLNMLAEILNTVKNAGEALQRNLNCLLQNKEIISEIASAAHRQSEIISDILNSQAGINTELINSISKSTGAENDTKLQMENLHAIESLVKKLARMVERLDVLSLQFKV, from the coding sequence ATGATAAAAAAAATACCGGGCTCTGGAAGATGGTTTTCAGTTACAACAAAGATTGCCCTGGCCTTAAGCCTCTTAATCGTATTTTTAATCTCGGCGGTGGGAATTTCACTGCTCATTAAAGATCAGGCCATTTTTAAAAGCCAGCTTCAGGAAAAAGGCTGGAATATCGCTCATTCCGCAAGAATTTCTGCCGGCTTCTGCCTTCAGGCGGGCAGCTTGCAGCTTCTAAACAGCCTGCTGGAAGAAATAGCCTCGTTCAATGACGTAAGTTACGCAGCAGTGCTGGATGCCAAGGGAAAGGTGCTCGCCCATACTGAAAAAAATCAGGCCGGCAATAAAATCAATGAGGAGGAAGTCCAGAGCATCCTGGCAATAAACTCCGACTTTCTGAAAATACGCACCGACGAAAAAGGAAAGCCGGCCGTGATGGAGTTTTATTCGCCTGCCGGCATTGCCAGCGGAAGCCCTGCGGGTTACCTCCTTCTGGGAATTGATTTAACCGCCCTGAACAGGCACGCGCGACAAACGGCCTTCAACATTGCCTTAATCTGTCTGGCAGCGGCCTGGGCCGGCATTTCCCTGTCCGCCCTCATAAGCAAAAGAATTATTCAGAAACCATTAAAGGACCTGGCCGCCGCCACCGAAAGGGTGGCAACAGGCGACTTTTCCTGCAAAGTGCCCGTCCGCAACCAGGACGAACTTGGCGATCTGGCCGTTGCCTTCAACATGATGACATTCCATCTGGCTAATCTGATCCAGTCGGTAAAATCCGGCGCCGAAGATATCAGTAAATCGGCCGAACAAATAGTCGGGCGGCTAAAAGCATCGGACCTGGCCAACAGCAGGCTGTCACAGACATTTAATTCGCTTAACCAGGAAACCAGGGAACGGCTTTCCGCCCTGAAGGACACCATTGCTCTGACAGAAGAGCTTTCCCGGCAGTCAGCCCGGTCAATGGATCTGATCCTTCAAGCTCTTGGCGAAGTCAGTAAAATAGCCCAAACAGAAGAAACAAATATCTCGCTCATTTCCAGAATTGCAGCATGTATGGAAGAATCGGGCCAGACTCTCAATTGCGCCAGAGATTCATTTGCCCAACTGAAAAACACAAACAGCAATTTCAGCCAGACAATAGAGCGCCTGGACAATTTACTGAGCAGCAATACCGCCTGCACGGCCCGTCTGGCCCTTCATGCAGCCCGTTCCGGCAGTGAAGAACTCGTTCAAATTGCCGAAGACCTCCACAGTATTTCAGGCGAACTCAGCAAATCTTTAAAGTTCCTTACGGAAGACCTGGCAAATACGCAAAAAGCCTGGCCAGAAGTACAGGCGGCCTTTGACCGGAACCTGAACATGCTGGCCGAAATCCTGAACACGGTTAAAAACGCCGGGGAAGCCCTTCAAAGAAACCTCAACTGCCTTTTACAAAATAAAGAAATAATCAGTGAGATTGCCTCGGCGGCCCACCGTCAGTCAGAAATTATATCGGACATTTTGAACAGCCAGGCGGGCATTAACACCGAACTTATCAACTCCATAAGCAAAAGCACCGGTGCGGAAAACGACACTAAACTTCAGATGGAAAACTTGCATGCAATTGAGTCCTTGGTAAAAAAGCTTGCCCGCATGGTGGAGCGCCTTGATGTTTTATCCTTGCAGTTTAAAGTTTAG